One genomic window of Cricetulus griseus strain 17A/GY chromosome 3, alternate assembly CriGri-PICRH-1.0, whole genome shotgun sequence includes the following:
- the Mon1b gene encoding vacuolar fusion protein MON1 homolog B: protein MEAGGDSAVPAPGGVEDLVDTQLPIEEAGDSEGVHSSTPDPGDGDPEDTGSMAKDQPPRLLSPGPQAEAPSSTCEHWKTAASDENPSGEPEGSSEDQREDPSDGDPNDGDPNDEDWRSQRKHVFVLSEAGKPIYSRYGSVEALSATMGVMTALVSFVQSAGDAIRAIYAEDHKLVFLQQGPLLLVAVSRTPQSAAQLRGELLAVHAQIVSTLTRASVARIFAHKQNYDLRRLLAGSERTLDRLLDSVEQDPGALLLGAVRCVPLARPLRDALGTLLRRCTAPGLALSVLAVGGRLITAAQERNVLAECRLDPADLQLLLDWVGAPAFAAGEAWAPVCLPRFNPDGFFYAYVARLDSMPVCLLLLGTNREAFHAMAACRRLVEDGMHNLGALRTLGEAASFSNGPAANAPAYSVHAVGAPGLRHFLYKPLDIPDQHRQLPQFTSPELEAPYSREEERQRLSDLYHRLHARLHSTSRPLRLIYHVAEKETLLAWVTSKFELYTCLSPLVTKAGAILVVTKLLRWVRKEEDRLFIRYPPKYSTPPSTSVDQAPNNGLFTGL from the exons ATGGAGGCCGGAGGAGATAGTGCTGTCCCAGCCCCCGGGGGCGTGGAGGACTTGGTGGACACGCAGTTGCCCATTGAGGAGGCTGGAGACAGTGAAGGGGTTCACTCGAGCACGCCGGATCCCGGAGATGGGGACCCGGAGGACACAG GATCCATGGCCAAGGACCAGCCACCCCGCCTCCTGTCACCTGGGCCTCAGGCTGAGGCCCCATCAAGCACTTGTGAGCACTGGAAAACTGCAGCTTCAGATGAAAATCCCTCTGGAGAACCCGAGGGTAGCTCTGAGGACCAGCGAGAGGACCCCAGTGATGGGGACCCCAATGATGGGGATCCCAATGACGAGGACTGGCGCAGCCAACGGAAGCACGTGTTTGTGCTGAGTGAGGCAGGCAAGCCTATCTACTCACGGTATGGTAGTGTGGAGGCACTGTCTGCCACCATGGGTGTGATGACAGCCCTTGTGTCCTTCGTACAGAGTGCAGGAGATGCCATCCGAGCTATCTATGCCG AGGACCACAAGCTGGTGTTCCTGCAGCAGGGTCCACTCCTGCTGGTGGCTGTGTCCCGGACTCCTCAATCAGCAGCACAGCTACGGGGTGAGCTGCTTGCAGTGCACGCACAAATTGTGAGCACACTAACACGTGCAAGCGTGGCGCGCATCTTCGCACATAAGCAGAACTATGACCTACGTCGACTGCTGGCTGGCTCAGAGCGCACACTGGATAGGCTCCTGGACAGTGTGGAGCAAGACCCAGGTGCCCTGCTCCTGGGTGCTGTGCGTTGTGTGCCTCTAGCCCGTCCACTGCGGGATGCCTTGGGTACACTACTGCGGCGCTGTACAGCCCCAGGCCTGGCCCTGTCAGTGCTGGCTGTTGGTGGCCGACTGATAACAGCAGCCCAGGAGAGGAATGTGCTTGCTGAGTGCCGGCTGGACCCAGCTGATCTTCAGTTGCTACTTGACTGGGTGGGTGCACCAGCCTTTGCAGCAGGTGAGGCATGGGCACCTGTGTGCCTGCCTCGTTTCAAcccagatggtttcttctatgcCTATGTGGCCCGCCTGGAttccatgcctgtctgcctgctgctacTTGGTACCAACCGTGAAGCCTTCCATGCCATGGCTGCCTGCCGGCGCTTGGTTGAAGATGGGATGCACAACCTTGGTGCCCTTCGTACTCTTGGAGAGGCTGCCAGCTTCTCTAATGGACCAGCAGCCAATGCCCCTGCCTACAGTGTGCATGCTGTGGGAGCACCTGGCCTCCGGCATTTCCTCTATAAGCCACTGGACATCCCTGACCAACACCGCCAGCTGCCACAGTTTACCAG TCCTGAGCTAGAGGCCCCATACAGCAGAGAGGAGGAGCGACAGCGACTGTCAGACTTGTATCACCGCCTGCATGCTCGCCTCCATAGCACCTCCCGGCCCCTGCGCCTCATTTACCACGTGGCTGAGAAGGAGACACTGCTGGCCTGG GTGACCTCCAAATTTGAGCTCTATACTTGCCTGAGCCCCCTCGTGACCAAGGCAGGTGCCATCTTAGTAGTGACGAAGCTCCTGCGCTgggtgaggaaggaagaggaccGGCTTTTCATCCGTTACCCACCCAAGTATTCCACACCACCCTCCACCTCAGTGGACCAGGCCCCCAACAATGGCTTGTTCACTGGACTCTGA